One part of the Lathyrus oleraceus cultivar Zhongwan6 unplaced genomic scaffold, CAAS_Psat_ZW6_1.0 chrUn0071, whole genome shotgun sequence genome encodes these proteins:
- the LOC127112286 gene encoding bifunctional UDP-glucose 4-epimerase and UDP-xylose 4-epimerase 1-like, whose protein sequence is MASSSQKILVTGGAGFIGAHTVVQLLKDGFHVSIIDNFDNSAMEAVDRVREIVGPNLSQNLEFTLGDLRNKDDLEKLFSKSKFDAVIHFAGLKAVGESVSNPRRYFDNNLVGTINLYEVMATHNCKNMVFSSSATVYGQPKKMPCVEDFELQATNPYGRTKLFLEEIARDISKAEPEWRIILLRYFNPVGAHESGKLGEDPRGIPNNLMPYIQQVAVGRLPELNVYGHDYPTRDGSAVRDYIHVMDLADGHIAALRKLFTTKNIGCTSYNLGTGRGTSVFEMVDAFNKASGKKIALKLCPRRPGDAIEVYASTEKAERELGWKAKYGVEEMCRDQWNWAKNNPWGYSGKH, encoded by the coding sequence ATGGCGTCTTCATCGCAAAAGATACTTGTAACCGGCGGGGCCGGTTTCATTGGCGCTCACACTGTTGTTCAGCTTCTCAAAGACGGGTTTCATGTTTCCATCATTGATAATTTTGATAATTCTGCTATGGAAGCAGTGGACCGTGTTCGTGAAATTGTTGGTCCAAACCTTTCACAGAATCTTGAATTCACACTGGGAGATCTCAGGAATAAAGATGATTTGGAGAAACTTTTCTCAAAATCTAAATTCGACGCTGTCATTCATTTTGCTGGGTTAAAAGCAGTCGGTGAAAGTGTTTCAAATCCTCGTCGTTATTTTGATAATAATCTTGTTGGCACCATCAACCTCTATGAAGTAATGGCTACGCACAATTGCAAAAACATGGTTTTCTCATCGTCTGCAACTGTTTATGGGCAACCTAAAAAGATGCCATGTGTGGAGGATTTTGAGTTACAAGCAACGAACCCTTATGGACGGACGAAGCTTTTTCTTGAAGAAATCGCACGAGATATTTCAAAAGCTGAGCCGGAATGGAGAATCATTTTACTGAGATACTTTAATCCAGTTGGGGCACATGAAAGTGGTAAACTGGGTGAAGATCCTAGAGGCATCCCAAATAACCTCATGCCTTATATACAGCAAGTAGCCGTTGGAAGATTACCCGAGCTCAATGTATATGGTCATGATTATCCTACAAGGGATGGCTCTGCGGTACGGGACTATATCCACGTGATGGACTTAGCAGATGGTCACATTGCTGCTCTGAGAAAGCTTTTTACAACAAAAAACATAGGTTGTACGTCTTACAATTTAGGAACCGGTCGTGGTACGTCTGTGTTTGAAATGGTTGACGCATTTAATAAAGCTTCTGGTAAGAAAATCGCATTGAAATTGTGTCCGAGAAGGCCAGGAGATGCTATAGAGGTTTATGCATCTACAGAGAAAGCAGAGAGAGAACTCGGTTGGAAGGCCAAATATGGTGTGGAGGAGATGTGCAGGGATCAGTGGAATTGGGCAAAGAACAACCCGTGGGGTTACTCGGGAAAGCATTGA